A genome region from Anolis carolinensis isolate JA03-04 chromosome 6, rAnoCar3.1.pri, whole genome shotgun sequence includes the following:
- the LOC103279562 gene encoding zinc finger protein 3 homolog, whose translation MKRTIPGEKWSLQRVCSPSMEKPCLSGASLSKELRQMKGQTMSNSSQWLKGCLQPESEDHEWDEASDSSSVVFIEEKGDIGCVSDLMDARDISGLMEAAIEKRSLMEETEMFLYPESGQPRVELPSEGSEEITHQRKHCNKAEMICPEAAWLSQDSEEKETGDFGCNGRSPLGVESEINLDPEGSSGDELEEVSYWGGAGMDETDIGGHSELVVYQDGSPLRAISSGDESEEIHSHQGAFSRNGSNKKAMNTWAVPVQELVTEQRPPKPRHICSECGRSLASHSALVRHCLIHTGELPYECPECGRRFRQSSALVRHIRAHRGERPYVCGECGKAFGVRSALVRHQRALHTSERPYVCAECGKAYADLSILTKHQLIHINGRPFSCPDCGQSFGHRTTLIQHRRIHTEERPYRCAECGQTFRQNSALANHRQVHSGKRPFSCQYCGKAFAGRPTLVQHLRTHTGEKPYTCQECGRQFSTSSNLLQHRRNHLGERPFACSLCGRRFARRPDLARHYVTHAEGSIRPHRCGDCGRRFMELVDLEQHQATHRGERPYVCSYCGKSFTEAATLARHRRSHLPTAKQTYKCDDCGLTFGQSSDLLAHGRIHSGERPYACADCGKAFGRSSNLSRHRRVHTHERPYVCGDCGKSYTQSTHLMEHQRQHTGERPYECGNCGRSFGKKGHLDSHQRVHRLLPGSPERHDESLVECDDSGSPQDI comes from the coding sequence ATGAAGAGGACAATCCCTGGTGAGAAGTGGAGTTTGCAAAGAGTGTGCTCTCCTTCTATGGAGAAGCCCTGTTTATCTGGAGCATCCCTTTCCAAGGAACTGAGACAGATGAAAGGCCAGACAATGTCTAACAGCTCACAGTGGTTGAAAGGATGCCTACAACCAGAGTCAGAAGACCATGAATGGGACGAGGCCTCTGACAGTAGTTCAGTTGTCTTTATTGAGGAGAAGGGAGACATTGGATGTGTGTCTGATCTCATGGATGCCAGAGATATCTCTGGCCTGATGGAGGCTGCCATAGAGAAAAGATCCTTGATGGAAGAAACAGAAATGTTTCTTTATCCAGAGAGCGGTCAACCAAGGGTTGAGCTTCCATCAGAAGGATCAGAAGAAATCACTCACCAAAGAAAACACTGCAACAAAGCTGAAATGATATGTCCAGAGGCAGCTTGGCTAAGCCAGGATTCTGAAGAGAAGGAAACTGGAGACTTTGGCTGTAATGGTAGATCACCACTTGGAGTTGAATCCGAGATAAATCTTGATCCGGAAGGATCCAGTGGAGATGAATTGGAAGAGGTCTCATATTGGGGAGGAGCTGGTATGGATGAAACAGACATTGGGGGACATTCGGAGTTAGTTGTTTATCAGGATGGTTCTCCTTTAAGGGCCATATCTAGTGGGGATGAATCAGAAGAAATCCACTCACATCAAGGTGCTTTTTCCAGGAATGGATCCAACAAGAAAGCAATGAATACGTGGGCTGTCCCTGTACAGGAACTAGTCACTGAGCAACGACCACCCAAGCCGCGTCATATCTGCAGCGAGTGTGGACGTAGCTTGGCCAGCCACTCAGCCCTTGTCCGCCATTGCCTTATCCACACCGGAGAACTTCCTTACGAATGCCCAGAGTGCGGGCGCCGCTTCCGACAGTCCTCTGCCCTTGTCCGCCACATTCGGGCCCATCGGGGTGAGCGTCCGTACGTTTGCGGTGAATGTGGGAAAGCATTTGGGGTCAGATCAGCTCTGGTTCGCCATCAGCGAGCACTGCACACAAGCGAGAGGCCCTATGTCTGTGCTGAGTGTGGGAAGGCTTATGCAGACCTTTCCATCTTGACAAAACACCAGTTGATTCACATCAATGGGCGCCCATTTTCTTGTCCTGACTGCGGCCAATCATTTGGGCACCGCACCACCTTGATTCAGCACCGACGCATCCACACAGAGGAGCGACCATATCGTTGTGCGGAATGTGGGCAGACTTTCCGTCAGAATTCTGCCCTCGCCAACCACCGCCAAGTCCATTCCGGCAAACGTCCCTTTTCTTGTCAATACTGTGGCAAAGCCTTTGCAGGCAGACCTACTCTAGTCCAACATTTGCGTACTCACACGGGGGAAAAGCCATACACTTGCCAGGAGTGCGGCCGCCAGTTCAGCACCAGCTCCAACCTCCTGCAGCACCGGAGAAACCACCTGGGTGAACGTCCCTTTGCCTGCTCCTTGTGTGGCCGGCGTTTTGCTCGACGGCCAGATTTGGCTCGGCATTATGTCACACATGCCGAAGGGAGCATCAGGCCTCATCGGTGTGGGGATTGTGGGCGACGCTTTATGGAGCTGGTGGACTTGGAGCAACATCAAGCCACCCATCGTGGAGAGCGTCCCTATGTTTGCAGCTACTGTGGCAAATCCTTTACGGAGGCCGCAACCCTGGCCCGCCACCGACGGTCGCACCTTCCCACTGCCAAACAGACCTACAAATGTGACGACTGTGGGCTGACCTTTGGGCAGAGCTCTGACCTCTTAGCCCATGGACGGATACATAGCGGGGAGAGGCCATACGCATGTGCGGACTGTGGCAAAGCCTTTGGCCGTAGCTCGAATCTGTCTCGCCACCGGCGGGTGCACACCCACGAGCGCCCTTATGTTTGTGGAGACTGTGGGAAGAGCTACACCCAAAGCACCCACCTCATGGAGCACCAGAGGCAGCACACGGGCGAACGGCCCTATGAATGTGGGAACTGTGGACGGTCCTTTGGCAAGAAGGGGCATTTGGACTCCCACCAGCGTGTTCACCGCCTCTTGCCGGGATCTCCAGAGAGGCATGATGAGTCCCTTGTGGAATGTGATGATTCTGGAAGTCCACAAGATATATAA